In a single window of the Flavobacterium sp. W4I14 genome:
- a CDS encoding hypothetical protein (product_source=Hypo-rule applied; cleavage_site_network=SignalP-noTM; pfam=PF16398; superfamily=53933; transmembrane_helix_parts=Inside_1_6,TMhelix_7_24,Outside_25_346), with product MKNNKYLFCMGLMLASIMFMLGSCKKNLPDNRLSIASDSQYTQYLYQPTLGRNTLFTNNFTYGNSSRPLDFKIVNMRTFGGEPAPELTKLYPVKVWKTAYDGTEKSLAEIEAKRVIENHPLFEVRPHSGEFLMWAEANSNMIKAQPDSGYVFDVEMSNTGGRKYFQNMRLIPLRERPYEPSPLDPITGQGTVTSVSPSGLFITGVKTNQFLSNSDVRIVFNKLPKGLPGYSGHSISFKFVDTLSQVIDPNKFALTDWGNLVHGFNMVKDATKVKFDVAYPIPLTAYPTKYTTTDGGAARVVFRFDRQAFGAALLHCYLALNFKIYEEGDWEIIFQFKNDKPKFDND from the coding sequence ATGAAAAATAATAAATACTTATTTTGTATGGGACTGATGCTGGCAAGTATAATGTTCATGCTAGGATCGTGTAAGAAAAATTTACCCGATAATAGGTTGTCTATTGCCAGCGATAGCCAGTATACCCAGTATCTTTATCAGCCTACATTAGGCCGAAATACTTTATTTACGAACAATTTTACCTATGGGAACTCTAGCAGGCCTTTAGATTTTAAAATTGTGAACATGCGTACTTTTGGTGGTGAACCAGCTCCGGAGTTAACGAAGCTTTATCCTGTAAAAGTATGGAAAACAGCTTACGATGGAACAGAGAAATCGCTTGCAGAAATTGAAGCCAAGCGTGTAATTGAGAACCATCCACTTTTCGAAGTACGTCCGCATTCTGGTGAATTTTTAATGTGGGCAGAAGCTAATTCAAACATGATTAAGGCCCAACCAGATTCTGGTTATGTCTTTGATGTTGAAATGTCAAACACTGGTGGTAGAAAGTATTTTCAGAATATGCGCCTTATACCGCTACGCGAAAGGCCTTATGAGCCATCACCTTTAGATCCCATTACTGGTCAGGGAACTGTTACATCTGTTAGTCCGTCAGGTCTGTTTATAACAGGGGTTAAAACGAATCAGTTTTTGTCAAATTCAGATGTTCGTATAGTGTTTAATAAACTGCCAAAAGGATTACCGGGTTATTCTGGCCATAGTATCAGTTTTAAATTTGTTGATACTTTATCACAAGTGATTGATCCTAATAAATTTGCCCTAACCGATTGGGGTAACCTGGTTCACGGTTTTAATATGGTTAAAGATGCTACTAAAGTAAAATTTGATGTTGCTTACCCTATTCCGTTAACTGCCTATCCTACAAAATATACTACAACTGATGGAGGTGCTGCCAGGGTAGTATTCAGATTTGACAGACAAGCCTTCGGAGCTGCACTATTACATTGTTATCTCGCCTTAAATTTCAAGATCTACGAGGAGGGCGATTGGGAAATTATCTTCCAGTTTAAGAATGACAAACCAAAATTTGATAACGACTGA
- a CDS encoding hypothetical protein (product_source=Hypo-rule applied; superfamily=82153), giving the protein MMKKKLYERSLLLLLAITGLYFTACKKSDSTYYDYTNTIQTFKGSAVDYLKSKPHTFDSLLLVLNRLPAVKDSLTNQKVTLFAPVNENFAASIKYLNQTRKATGKSPVYLATADPDELSIMLSKYIIRGNRSASSYTSTLDGISVIAVGINYPMHIKAVQGNASGYVGGGATSLEFSDMYGSTIKLDWVTTSTDAINIKTDNATINILTPLHSFGFDQFTARLDK; this is encoded by the coding sequence ATGATGAAAAAGAAATTATATGAGCGTAGTTTATTATTGCTGCTAGCAATAACGGGCCTTTATTTTACTGCCTGCAAAAAAAGCGATTCCACTTATTACGATTACACCAATACCATACAAACTTTCAAAGGTTCGGCAGTAGATTATTTAAAATCTAAACCCCATACTTTCGATTCGTTATTATTGGTACTGAATCGCTTACCCGCAGTTAAAGATTCCTTAACGAACCAAAAAGTAACACTATTTGCACCTGTAAATGAGAATTTTGCTGCTTCGATTAAGTATTTGAACCAGACCAGAAAAGCAACTGGAAAATCTCCAGTCTACTTAGCTACAGCCGACCCGGATGAATTGTCAATCATGCTCTCTAAGTATATTATTAGGGGGAATAGATCGGCAAGTTCTTATACGAGTACACTGGATGGTATTTCTGTCATCGCAGTTGGCATTAATTACCCTATGCACATAAAAGCAGTACAGGGCAACGCTTCTGGTTATGTAGGGGGAGGCGCAACTTCCCTTGAGTTTAGCGACATGTATGGCTCTACTATAAAACTCGATTGGGTAACCACCAGCACAGATGCAATTAACATCAAAACCGACAATGCAACGATTAATATCTTAACCCCGTTGCACAGCTTTGGATTTGATCAATTTACAGCAAGATTAGACAAATAG
- a CDS encoding hypothetical protein (product_source=Hypo-rule applied; ko=KO:K21572; pfam=PF07980,PF14322; smart=SM00028; superfamily=48452; transmembrane_helix_parts=Inside_1_12,TMhelix_13_35,Outside_36_537), with protein sequence MTIYIMKYSNYKISICQKVALTLAIILIGIGNFSCKKIEDVESIRLATEETNWKTLEDARANLSSIYGLMRSATVSDNTHWLMGDLRQGDFTITNRSDLKSIVSGQLNAQYPVINRITNWRRFYAVINAASLFIERSNRIVPLDSRYTSINNNVDIAQARILRAFAYFYMVRIWGDVPLLTSSHDGDFIKVPRTNKDKVLQFATSELLAAAQVVPFKYGGDDPILPGLYYGAGWGSWNGNIFTRLSAYIILAHIAAWQGNYIDAANYSKFVLDNYTKSNGSGSNGIVYLAMDALTENLNYYSPFAFKRATVIVGFPFEAGNGLSTANGHIEQLTLASPFIPKAQPEMFVTKDSILKIFTDPKDLRFSFNPVNGLYRTNYFYNFTSEQPIFNKIKVIYTAQTSGNLTLFSSTMLFSRIEEITLLRAEACAVLGQRAEAIAALNKAADLRGPIIYDPASGKDLIDAIFEERRRELMAEGWRWYDIVRYNRIKKATGTFIKKNGTALTFRQFEDAGGIYWPVSQDVINANSLVTQNPYWQ encoded by the coding sequence ATGACCATTTATATTATGAAATATTCTAATTATAAAATTAGTATCTGCCAAAAGGTTGCGCTTACTTTAGCAATAATCTTAATTGGTATTGGCAATTTCTCCTGTAAGAAAATTGAGGATGTAGAATCAATAAGATTAGCGACAGAAGAAACCAACTGGAAAACATTAGAGGATGCCAGGGCAAACTTATCATCTATATATGGCTTGATGCGTTCTGCTACGGTTTCTGATAATACGCATTGGTTAATGGGCGATTTAAGACAAGGCGATTTTACCATTACGAACAGATCGGATCTTAAATCTATAGTGTCAGGACAACTCAATGCACAGTATCCTGTTATTAACAGAATTACCAACTGGCGTAGATTTTACGCTGTAATTAATGCAGCAAGTCTTTTCATTGAGCGTTCTAATCGAATTGTACCTTTAGATTCGCGTTATACATCAATCAATAACAATGTAGATATTGCACAGGCCAGAATATTAAGAGCATTCGCCTATTTCTATATGGTTAGGATTTGGGGTGATGTGCCCCTGTTAACTTCTTCTCATGATGGTGATTTTATTAAAGTACCAAGAACGAATAAAGACAAGGTTTTACAGTTTGCAACTAGTGAATTATTGGCTGCGGCCCAGGTGGTTCCTTTCAAATATGGTGGCGACGATCCTATTCTTCCTGGGCTTTACTACGGCGCAGGTTGGGGGAGCTGGAATGGAAACATCTTTACCAGATTATCTGCTTACATCATTTTAGCACATATTGCCGCCTGGCAAGGCAACTACATTGATGCAGCGAACTATTCCAAATTTGTACTGGATAATTATACAAAGTCTAACGGGAGCGGTTCTAATGGGATTGTATATCTTGCAATGGACGCTTTAACAGAGAACTTAAATTACTATAGTCCGTTTGCATTTAAGCGTGCAACGGTAATTGTAGGTTTTCCATTTGAGGCAGGAAATGGTTTATCAACGGCTAATGGTCATATCGAACAATTAACCCTGGCTTCGCCATTTATTCCTAAGGCACAACCAGAAATGTTTGTGACCAAAGATAGTATTCTCAAAATATTTACAGATCCAAAAGATTTAAGGTTCAGTTTTAACCCGGTTAATGGTTTATACCGTACAAATTACTTTTACAACTTTACTTCAGAGCAACCAATTTTTAACAAGATCAAGGTAATTTATACCGCACAGACATCGGGTAACCTAACCTTGTTTAGTTCTACTATGCTATTTAGTCGAATAGAGGAAATTACCTTGCTTAGAGCCGAGGCATGTGCCGTTTTAGGGCAACGGGCTGAAGCTATAGCCGCTTTAAATAAAGCCGCAGATCTAAGAGGTCCGATTATTTATGATCCTGCATCTGGTAAAGATTTGATTGATGCCATTTTTGAAGAACGCAGAAGAGAGTTAATGGCTGAAGGTTGGAGATGGTATGACATTGTAAGGTATAACAGGATTAAAAAGGCTACGGGTACATTTATCAAGAAAAATGGTACCGCACTTACTTTCAGGCAATTTGAAGATGCTGGTGGTATTTACTGGCCTGTATCGCAAGATGTAATCAATGCTAATTCGCTGGTTACCCAAAATCCATATTGGCAATAA
- a CDS encoding TonB-linked SusC/RagA family outer membrane protein (product_source=TIGR04056; cleavage_site_network=SignalP-noTM; ko=KO:K21573; pfam=PF07715; superfamily=56935; tigrfam=TIGR04056; transmembrane_helix_parts=Inside_1_6,TMhelix_7_29,Outside_30_997), whose translation MVKIYTSVCIALFLSVFGSQSLYAHGAWLKTANGSYYAFQQDTTKAKRDPSTFSIKTDTIGQMMKALQKFKAVRDTVNIRSSAPVPNLSLQQIIKGNLAGVYVQEPNGEPGTEQSIIIQGASGLLFNKKDIYALQPAIYLNGVPLVADNPFAFDVQKYDYNRIGPATNLLSQVDINNIQSITVIKDPYELAKLGPNAANGAIYITTKNAKAGLRDISLNTYFGYITAPMVNTVNGVYENNFRNQFYQKYNPTGKPASYLRDSTNVAYFGPSNWTDLYYQNSPTFSADLGITGGSERANFRFFGSGTKNAGNADNTDINRYNLFFGINMAPFKWLTMSSTVNTARLDRTRNKSLRDRFAETRYIPDLSSPLSPNADSYAFYLNENNRNVDNNRSTVLNGNLSLTAKVNKFVITTSGVFNYNEGIRDYFIPSTLLAGISYISNYFGYSQRAALNNNISYKYDINKNHVVDFEIGQSLQGDTYKYNYARAYNGPNDYVKLSFVDARLTVDGFDNPDYLNVLAKNDFYVFRYIDKERNNLMSFYGSAKYSYKNLLTLSALLRRDGASNGQPDSRWVTTPAFNVNWNLKEQFLKQNRGIDALHLSASWGRNLRVFQDDRFAAGPQYRSENGWEEEPTIPGYGGLLGINRPYNSGFIGYNISLPFAERTSLTLDGSFLNSRINAAVTLYNREDKNNVVGLPVAVETGYSTQYKSGMDINNKGIELLVNGTVLQQADGFNWSTGLNLSYNKNKLSALPEGLNELIYQNDNKLAVGKSVGSYWLYTNEGIYNTDGEVPIGRTFNGIPIKAGDPKWVDYNGDNKIDNKDKVLTGDRLPQFVGGWNNTVAYKGFDLNFNFIFAVGQKAINQYEATRYGFVNREAGNDINSVKEVSSWQSIDSEKSYPIYNPWSPVDPYRADQDLFLESASYVKLRSITLGYDFSKAGFFKKAGGKFRRAYLYATALNLFTLTNFSGTDPELINYNGIYDGANITIPRTFVLGFKLDL comes from the coding sequence ATGGTTAAAATTTATACAAGCGTTTGTATTGCCTTGTTTTTATCTGTTTTTGGATCACAATCTTTATATGCTCACGGGGCATGGCTTAAGACGGCTAATGGCAGTTATTATGCTTTTCAGCAGGATACTACCAAAGCTAAAAGAGATCCATCCACTTTTTCGATCAAGACCGATACCATTGGTCAGATGATGAAAGCATTACAGAAATTCAAAGCAGTACGTGATACGGTTAACATCCGCTCTTCAGCACCAGTTCCAAATCTTTCGTTACAACAAATTATTAAAGGCAATTTAGCGGGAGTTTATGTACAGGAACCAAATGGTGAGCCCGGAACCGAACAAAGTATTATTATACAAGGTGCATCAGGTTTGCTTTTCAACAAAAAAGACATTTATGCTTTACAACCGGCTATCTATTTAAATGGTGTGCCCTTAGTAGCAGATAATCCTTTTGCATTTGATGTTCAAAAGTACGATTACAATAGGATTGGACCAGCTACCAATCTATTATCGCAGGTAGATATCAATAATATCCAATCAATTACTGTTATTAAAGATCCGTATGAATTGGCCAAACTTGGTCCTAATGCAGCTAACGGCGCGATTTATATTACTACGAAAAACGCGAAGGCTGGGCTAAGGGATATCAGCTTAAACACTTATTTTGGCTATATAACAGCCCCAATGGTAAATACCGTTAATGGTGTTTACGAAAATAATTTTAGAAACCAGTTTTATCAAAAATACAATCCAACTGGTAAACCAGCGTCCTATTTACGTGATTCTACCAACGTAGCTTATTTTGGGCCATCTAACTGGACTGATTTATATTATCAGAACTCACCAACTTTTTCTGCTGATTTAGGTATTACCGGTGGATCAGAAAGGGCAAATTTCAGGTTCTTTGGTTCAGGAACAAAAAATGCTGGTAATGCTGATAATACTGATATTAACCGTTACAATTTGTTTTTTGGTATCAATATGGCTCCTTTTAAATGGCTTACCATGTCGAGCACTGTTAATACGGCCCGCTTAGACCGTACCCGAAACAAAAGTTTACGTGATCGTTTTGCAGAAACACGTTACATTCCCGATTTAAGCAGCCCACTGTCGCCAAATGCCGATTCTTACGCTTTTTATTTAAATGAAAACAATAGAAACGTTGATAACAACCGCTCAACTGTATTGAATGGTAACTTATCGCTAACGGCGAAGGTAAATAAGTTTGTTATTACTACTAGTGGGGTATTTAATTATAATGAGGGTATTAGAGATTATTTTATCCCATCTACTTTGTTGGCTGGTATTAGTTATATTTCAAATTATTTTGGTTATAGCCAAAGGGCTGCCCTCAATAATAACATTAGCTATAAATATGACATTAATAAAAATCATGTTGTTGATTTTGAAATCGGCCAAAGTTTACAGGGCGACACTTATAAATACAATTACGCCAGAGCATATAATGGTCCAAATGACTATGTAAAGTTATCTTTTGTAGATGCGAGGTTAACTGTTGATGGGTTTGATAACCCCGATTACCTGAACGTATTGGCTAAAAATGATTTTTACGTATTCAGATATATAGATAAGGAACGAAATAATCTAATGTCGTTTTATGGCTCAGCTAAATATTCGTATAAAAATTTATTAACACTAAGCGCTTTGCTTAGGAGAGATGGGGCATCTAACGGGCAACCTGACAGTCGTTGGGTAACTACACCAGCATTTAATGTAAACTGGAATTTAAAGGAACAATTCTTAAAACAAAATAGAGGGATTGATGCCTTACATTTAAGTGCTTCATGGGGCAGAAATTTAAGAGTTTTTCAGGATGACCGTTTTGCGGCAGGACCTCAGTACCGTTCGGAAAATGGATGGGAAGAAGAACCAACTATTCCAGGTTATGGTGGCTTACTGGGTATTAACCGGCCATATAATAGTGGTTTTATTGGTTATAATATTAGTTTACCATTTGCTGAAAGAACAAGTTTAACTTTAGACGGGTCATTTTTAAATAGCCGTATCAATGCTGCTGTAACGTTGTATAATCGTGAGGATAAAAATAATGTAGTTGGTTTACCCGTAGCAGTAGAAACAGGATACTCTACCCAATATAAATCGGGTATGGATATCAATAATAAAGGTATTGAGCTTTTGGTTAACGGAACTGTTTTACAGCAGGCAGACGGCTTTAACTGGAGCACAGGTTTAAACCTTAGTTATAACAAAAATAAACTATCGGCTTTACCAGAAGGTTTAAATGAATTGATATACCAGAATGATAACAAGTTAGCGGTAGGAAAATCAGTTGGAAGTTATTGGTTGTATACCAATGAAGGTATTTACAATACAGACGGAGAAGTACCAATCGGCAGAACTTTTAATGGTATCCCGATTAAAGCGGGCGATCCAAAATGGGTTGATTATAATGGTGATAACAAAATCGACAATAAAGATAAGGTATTAACCGGTGACAGATTGCCACAATTTGTAGGTGGATGGAACAATACGGTAGCATATAAAGGGTTTGATCTAAACTTCAATTTCATTTTTGCTGTAGGCCAGAAAGCCATAAACCAATACGAGGCTACCCGCTATGGTTTTGTAAACCGCGAAGCTGGAAATGATATCAACTCGGTTAAAGAAGTTTCTTCCTGGCAATCTATCGATAGCGAAAAAAGCTATCCTATATACAATCCATGGAGCCCCGTAGATCCTTATCGTGCTGATCAAGACCTGTTTTTGGAAAGTGCATCTTACGTAAAATTAAGATCTATTACCCTTGGGTACGATTTCAGTAAAGCAGGGTTCTTTAAAAAAGCAGGTGGGAAATTTAGAAGAGCTTATTTATATGCTACCGCTTTAAACTTGTTTACATTGACTAATTTTTCGGGTACTGATCCAGAGCTGATCAATTACAATGGGATTTACGATGGTGCAAATATCACCATCCCACGCACATTTGTTTTAGGCTTCAAACTGGATTTATAA
- a CDS encoding putative NAD(P)/FAD-binding protein YdhS (product_source=COG4529; cath_funfam=3.50.50.60; cog=COG4529; pfam=PF13454; superfamily=51735,51905) — protein MDIKKAKKKIAIIGGGPSGLFMYKRLTEAKAANFEIDIFERKKYLGAGMPYSAEGANVEHITNVSDNEIPVIFNSIEDWVKIAPKSILKKFNINEEKFNEYKVLPRLFFGEYLSAQFNLLKITAAKKGIKTNVHLNCIVEDIIDTSDDNTVAVCIQNHDKLYFDQVIICTGHNWPKKYEGRIPNYFDSPYPPKKIALKLNHAVGIMGSSLTAIDALRTLARQNGKFTDNEDGTYAYHLESKGFKMVMHSRNGLLPAIRFHLEDSHLGKEETLSKAEIHASIAENGGFLPLDFVFEKNFKEMFIEKDPAFYEQIKAMNLEGFVEAMMRFREKMEPFDLFRQEYEEAEKSIEKRKSIYWKEALAVLSFAMNYPAKYLSAEDMERLQKVLMPLISIVIAFVPQSSCRELLALHDAGVLSIVAVGDDAEVEPLKTGGADYHYKVGDGKTTVHFDTFIDCVGQPHLSFNDFPFKSLINNGTVSPAMLQFQSAENGKAEMKSNDLVIRKENTYFLTVSGITINDHFQVVNEAGQVNERIYIMAVPYIGGYNPDYSGIDFCEAASEAVLNSILS, from the coding sequence ATGGATATTAAAAAAGCAAAAAAGAAAATCGCTATTATAGGCGGCGGGCCAAGTGGCCTTTTCATGTATAAAAGATTAACGGAAGCTAAAGCCGCCAACTTTGAAATAGATATCTTCGAACGCAAAAAATATTTGGGGGCAGGTATGCCTTATAGTGCCGAAGGGGCTAATGTAGAACATATTACAAATGTATCAGACAACGAAATTCCGGTCATCTTCAACTCCATTGAAGATTGGGTGAAAATTGCTCCAAAAAGTATTTTAAAAAAGTTTAATATTAATGAAGAGAAATTTAACGAATACAAAGTATTGCCCAGGCTATTTTTTGGTGAATACTTATCTGCTCAGTTTAATCTTTTGAAAATAACTGCGGCTAAAAAAGGAATCAAAACTAATGTCCACTTAAATTGCATTGTAGAAGATATTATTGATACTTCGGATGACAATACAGTAGCCGTATGTATTCAAAACCATGATAAACTTTATTTCGATCAGGTTATTATTTGTACCGGGCACAATTGGCCTAAAAAATATGAGGGCAGGATTCCCAATTATTTCGATTCTCCTTACCCACCTAAAAAAATAGCGTTAAAACTTAACCACGCTGTTGGCATTATGGGTTCATCATTAACGGCGATTGATGCCTTAAGAACGCTGGCCAGGCAAAATGGAAAGTTTACAGACAATGAAGATGGAACCTACGCCTATCATTTAGAAAGCAAGGGATTTAAAATGGTAATGCATTCACGTAATGGTTTATTACCTGCTATTCGCTTTCATCTGGAAGATTCGCATTTAGGAAAGGAAGAAACGCTCAGCAAGGCCGAAATTCACGCGAGTATAGCCGAGAACGGAGGGTTTTTACCTTTGGATTTTGTATTTGAAAAGAATTTCAAGGAAATGTTTATTGAAAAAGATCCGGCTTTTTATGAGCAGATCAAAGCAATGAATCTGGAAGGATTTGTGGAGGCCATGATGCGTTTCAGGGAAAAAATGGAACCTTTTGATCTTTTTAGGCAAGAATATGAAGAGGCCGAAAAATCTATAGAAAAGCGGAAATCTATTTATTGGAAAGAAGCCCTAGCCGTTTTAAGTTTTGCCATGAACTACCCCGCAAAATACCTTTCTGCCGAAGATATGGAGCGGCTTCAAAAAGTATTAATGCCCCTCATTTCGATTGTAATTGCATTTGTACCCCAAAGTTCATGCAGAGAATTACTGGCACTACATGATGCAGGTGTTTTAAGTATTGTTGCTGTTGGAGACGATGCTGAAGTAGAACCTTTAAAAACAGGCGGTGCAGATTACCACTATAAAGTAGGGGATGGTAAAACAACGGTTCACTTCGATACCTTTATCGATTGTGTTGGTCAACCGCATCTTTCTTTTAACGATTTCCCTTTTAAAAGCCTAATTAATAATGGAACGGTTAGTCCAGCCATGTTGCAGTTCCAGTCTGCTGAGAACGGAAAAGCAGAAATGAAAAGTAATGATTTAGTGATAAGGAAAGAAAATACTTACTTTTTAACTGTGTCTGGTATCACCATCAACGATCATTTTCAGGTGGTTAATGAAGCGGGGCAGGTGAATGAAAGAATCTACATAATGGCCGTTCCGTACATTGGTGGTTATAACCCTGATTATTCCGGAATAGATTTTTGCGAAGCTGCATCAGAGGCTGTATTGAATAGTATTTTGAGTTAA
- a CDS encoding hypothetical protein (product_source=Hypo-rule applied; cath_funfam=3.50.100.10; pfam=PF07566; superfamily=56784), translating to MDEQQPKLYMLLLGSKAPKRNVEQHDYFFGIAHSIKALVPEIKAFWPEAGASIHIDGWREVTKVDNYEINIKLRENHTTLSASKLFFINLGGYQSNQLYEQHYIVLSVHDERAKAIQEAKKTVFFKTNSIKGANAHIDEKYGIDVDDIYKIEDILSEESKQKYHIEIKTSSGDLPEDEIHLGYLKLDKL from the coding sequence ATGGACGAACAGCAACCTAAACTATACATGCTTTTATTGGGATCGAAAGCACCGAAAAGAAATGTAGAACAGCACGATTATTTTTTTGGCATTGCCCATTCGATTAAAGCGCTTGTTCCTGAAATTAAAGCTTTTTGGCCCGAAGCAGGAGCCAGTATCCATATAGATGGCTGGCGGGAAGTGACTAAGGTGGATAATTATGAAATCAACATTAAATTAAGAGAGAACCATACTACCCTTTCTGCTAGTAAATTATTTTTTATCAACCTTGGCGGCTACCAATCGAATCAACTATACGAACAACATTATATTGTTTTATCTGTACATGATGAGAGGGCCAAGGCTATACAGGAGGCAAAAAAAACGGTATTCTTTAAAACCAATTCGATAAAAGGCGCCAATGCCCACATCGATGAAAAGTATGGTATTGATGTAGACGATATTTATAAAATTGAAGATATTTTAAGCGAAGAATCGAAACAAAAATACCATATCGAAATAAAAACATCTTCAGGCGATTTACCTGAAGATGAAATTCATTTGGGCTATCTTAAACTGGATAAACTTTAA
- a CDS encoding hypothetical protein (product_source=Hypo-rule applied; cleavage_site_network=SignalP-noTM; pfam=PF17385; superfamily=52317) — MKMLFRVCTLSILICSSVLASAQTVTLDYFFNRETRKNKAGEVERFHYLWGKSDYGNFFILGNIFKKQGFKLDSLETAPTAAKLKGTDVYLIVDPDRPKENPKPNYIQAADITEISAWVKQGGVLVMFANDSANVELPHFNKLANVFGMHFTNEMQNHVIDDKHFEDGAISTKNNPVFKTAQKIFMKDVCAIETKNAAKPVLKNAANATVIASAKYGKGTVIAIADPWLYDEYVNGRLPKEMGFENDKAAADVVTWLKKLSKK, encoded by the coding sequence ATGAAAATGCTTTTTAGAGTTTGCACACTTTCTATTTTAATCTGCTCATCTGTTCTGGCGAGTGCACAAACCGTTACTTTAGATTATTTTTTTAATCGCGAAACCCGAAAAAATAAAGCTGGAGAGGTAGAGCGTTTTCATTATTTATGGGGCAAAAGCGATTATGGAAATTTCTTTATTTTAGGAAACATCTTTAAGAAACAAGGCTTTAAGTTAGATTCTTTAGAAACGGCTCCTACTGCAGCCAAGTTAAAAGGAACTGATGTATATCTAATTGTAGATCCTGATCGACCAAAAGAAAATCCAAAACCAAATTATATACAGGCGGCAGATATCACCGAAATTTCTGCATGGGTAAAACAAGGAGGCGTATTGGTGATGTTTGCCAATGATAGTGCAAATGTAGAGTTGCCGCACTTTAATAAATTAGCCAATGTATTTGGTATGCATTTTACTAACGAAATGCAAAATCATGTTATTGATGATAAACATTTTGAAGACGGTGCTATTTCAACTAAAAACAATCCTGTATTTAAAACGGCGCAAAAAATATTTATGAAAGATGTTTGCGCTATTGAAACCAAGAATGCTGCAAAACCGGTTTTGAAAAATGCGGCTAATGCGACAGTTATTGCTTCGGCTAAATATGGTAAAGGAACAGTAATCGCCATTGCAGACCCATGGTTGTACGACGAATATGTTAACGGACGTTTACCAAAAGAAATGGGTTTCGAAAATGATAAAGCAGCAGCTGATGTAGTGACATGGTTAAAAAAACTGTCAAAAAAATAA
- a CDS encoding hypothetical protein (product_source=Hypo-rule applied; transmembrane_helix_parts=Outside_1_9,TMhelix_10_27,Inside_28_48), with translation MFDLDLENIAQIGATFLIIAFFLVALYKKRLKVNKKKNDGEQDYLHWL, from the coding sequence ATGTTCGATCTCGATTTAGAAAATATAGCGCAGATAGGAGCTACCTTTCTGATAATTGCTTTCTTTTTAGTGGCTTTGTACAAAAAGCGCCTTAAAGTAAACAAGAAAAAGAATGATGGAGAACAAGATTACCTGCACTGGCTCTAA